One part of the Bacteroidota bacterium genome encodes these proteins:
- the sufC gene encoding Fe-S cluster assembly ATPase SufC, with product MIEIKNLRAAIDGKEILKGINLTVKPGEVHAIMGPNGSGKSTLAQVLAGREEYEVLEGSVTFNGKDLLDLSPEDRAREGVFLAFQYPIEIPGVSNTNLLKNAVNEIKKYRGEDPLDAMDFLKMIKEKMKLVEMPQDLLSRSVNEGFSGGEKKRNEVFQMAVLDPRLAILDETDSGLDIDALRIVASGVNSLRRPHNSFIVVTHYQRLLDYIVPDFVHVLYKGRIIKSGDKSLALFLEDKGYDWVKDHVEEFVAGTI from the coding sequence ATGATAGAAATTAAAAACTTAAGAGCAGCCATCGACGGCAAAGAAATTTTAAAAGGAATAAACCTCACCGTAAAACCCGGTGAAGTCCACGCAATAATGGGACCAAACGGCTCAGGAAAATCCACTCTCGCTCAGGTTCTTGCAGGCAGGGAAGAGTATGAAGTTCTCGAAGGCTCCGTCACATTCAACGGCAAAGACCTCCTCGACTTGTCCCCCGAAGACAGGGCAAGGGAAGGTGTATTCCTCGCATTCCAGTACCCGATTGAAATACCCGGCGTATCAAACACCAACCTTCTAAAAAATGCCGTAAACGAAATTAAAAAATACAGAGGTGAAGATCCGCTCGATGCCATGGACTTCCTCAAGATGATCAAAGAAAAAATGAAACTCGTGGAAATGCCGCAGGATCTCCTCAGCCGCTCAGTAAACGAAGGATTCTCAGGCGGAGAAAAGAAGCGCAACGAAGTCTTTCAAATGGCAGTTCTTGACCCCCGACTCGCCATCCTTGACGAGACCGACTCAGGCCTCGACATCGACGCACTCCGCATCGTCGCAAGCGGCGTCAACTCACTCCGCCGTCCCCACAACTCATTCATAGTCGTAACACACTACCAAAGACTCCTCGACTACATCGTACCCGACTTCGTACATGTCCTCTACAAAGGCAGAATAATCAAATCGGGCGACAAATCCCTCGCACTCTTCCTCGAAGATAAAGGATACGACTGGGTAAAAGACCATGTGGAAGAATTCGTGGCAGGAACAATATGA
- the sufB gene encoding Fe-S cluster assembly protein SufB: MSNTEINEIEQLANQEYKYGFVTDIDADTFPPGLDENVIRALSAKKGEPEWMLEWRLKSYRHWLKLEEPKWPNVNYPPVDFQEISYYSAPKQKKKLNSLDEVDPEILSAFAKLGIPLEEQKVLANVAVDAVFDSVSVATTYKAKLNELGIIFCSMSEAIQDHGDLVRKYLGSVVPAADNYYSALNSAVFSDGSFVYIPKGVRCPMELSTYFRINAANTGQFERTLIVADEYSYVSYLEGCTAPMRDENQLHAAVVELVAMDNAQIKYSTIQNWYAGDKNGKGGIYNFVTKRGLCKGVNSKISWTQVETGSAITWKYPSCILSGDNSVGEFYSVAVTNNMQQADTGTKMMHIGKNTKSNIVSKGISAGLSNNSYRGLVRIGKKAENARNFSQCDSLLIGDKCGAHTFPYLEVSNPTATVEHEATTSKIGADQIFYLNQRGLSTEDAVSMIVNGYCKEVFKELPMEFAVEATKLLSISLEGSVG; encoded by the coding sequence ATGAGCAATACCGAGATAAATGAGATAGAGCAATTAGCGAATCAGGAGTACAAATACGGATTTGTAACTGATATCGATGCCGACACATTTCCTCCGGGTTTAGACGAAAATGTTATTCGGGCACTCTCTGCAAAAAAGGGTGAACCTGAATGGATGCTCGAGTGGCGACTGAAATCATACAGACACTGGCTAAAACTTGAAGAGCCGAAATGGCCCAATGTAAACTATCCACCCGTCGATTTTCAGGAGATAAGCTACTATTCAGCTCCAAAACAGAAGAAGAAGCTTAACAGCCTCGATGAAGTGGATCCTGAAATCCTAAGCGCTTTTGCGAAACTGGGAATTCCTCTCGAAGAGCAGAAAGTGCTGGCAAATGTAGCGGTCGACGCTGTATTCGACTCCGTCTCGGTTGCCACCACCTACAAAGCAAAATTGAACGAACTCGGCATTATCTTCTGCTCGATGTCGGAAGCGATACAAGACCACGGCGATCTGGTGCGAAAATATCTCGGTTCCGTTGTTCCGGCAGCAGACAATTACTACTCGGCTCTCAATTCCGCTGTCTTCAGCGATGGTTCCTTTGTTTACATCCCAAAAGGCGTCAGATGCCCGATGGAACTCTCGACCTACTTCAGGATAAATGCTGCCAACACGGGACAGTTCGAGAGAACCCTCATCGTCGCAGATGAATACTCCTATGTAAGCTACCTCGAAGGGTGTACCGCCCCGATGAGAGACGAAAACCAGCTTCACGCAGCAGTTGTTGAACTGGTGGCAATGGATAACGCCCAGATAAAATATTCAACCATACAAAACTGGTACGCAGGCGACAAAAACGGCAAAGGCGGCATCTACAATTTTGTGACCAAAAGGGGACTCTGCAAGGGAGTCAACTCAAAAATCTCCTGGACACAGGTGGAAACAGGCTCCGCGATCACATGGAAATATCCAAGCTGCATCCTCTCGGGCGACAATTCAGTTGGTGAATTCTACTCCGTTGCTGTCACAAACAACATGCAGCAGGCTGACACCGGCACAAAGATGATGCACATCGGTAAAAACACCAAAAGTAACATCGTAAGCAAAGGTATCTCCGCCGGACTCAGCAACAACTCCTACAGAGGACTCGTCAGAATCGGAAAAAAAGCAGAAAATGCCCGAAATTTCTCACAGTGCGACTCACTCCTGATAGGCGACAAATGCGGAGCACACACCTTCCCGTACCTTGAAGTAAGCAATCCGACGGCAACCGTTGAACACGAGGCAACAACCTCGAAAATAGGTGCCGACCAGATATTCTACCTCAACCAAAGGGGACTCTCAACCGAGGATGCAGTCAGCATGATAGTAAACGGTTACTGCAAGGAAGTCTTCAAAGAACTCCCCATGGAATTCGCAGTTGAAGCAACCAAACTTTTAAGCATCAGCCTCGAAGGCAGTGTTGGTTAA
- the sufD gene encoding Fe-S cluster assembly protein SufD, whose protein sequence is MSDQIKKWYVDTFERLEANLNGETKLPIHQLRKAAIEKFLELKFPALKDEEWKYTNISPLLGHKFEDTTAKSFKPQDVNLSDYLFHRENYYTIVFINGIYDPVNSQQLEEPGITLCNLKTAISKYSEEVNLHIGKFAKIENNIFTALSTACINDGVFLKVKSGKSLDKPVQILYVNSGGDNLLIQPRNLFIIGKNARAKVVESYYTQGNSVYFTNAVTETYVDQHGSLEHIKIQEESLEAFHISTTEIDVEQESTYASYNINFGGKLVRNDLNARFNGEHAHCTLNGLYLADGQQHIDNHTLIDHAVPNCESHEMYKGVLNDSGRAVFNGKVFVRKDAQKTNAFQENKNVLLSNDARVDTKPQLEIFADDVKCSHGATIGKLNNESIFYLRARGIGEELAKTIIINAFANDAVHTITMEEVRQRIEERVAIKLSKN, encoded by the coding sequence ATGAGCGACCAAATCAAAAAATGGTATGTCGATACCTTTGAAAGACTTGAGGCCAACCTGAACGGCGAGACCAAACTCCCCATTCATCAGCTAAGAAAAGCAGCTATCGAAAAATTTCTTGAACTCAAATTTCCTGCCCTTAAAGATGAAGAATGGAAATACACAAACATTTCCCCCTTACTCGGCCATAAATTTGAAGATACAACCGCCAAGTCATTCAAGCCACAGGATGTAAACCTTTCCGATTACTTGTTTCATCGCGAAAACTACTACACAATCGTCTTCATAAATGGCATATATGACCCCGTTAATTCACAGCAACTGGAAGAACCGGGTATAACCCTTTGTAACCTGAAGACCGCTATCAGCAAATATTCCGAGGAAGTTAATCTCCACATTGGAAAATTTGCCAAAATAGAGAATAACATCTTCACAGCCCTGTCAACAGCCTGCATTAATGACGGTGTTTTCCTTAAAGTAAAATCAGGAAAGTCCCTCGACAAACCCGTTCAGATACTCTATGTTAATTCCGGCGGCGATAACCTTTTGATACAACCCCGCAACCTTTTTATAATCGGGAAAAATGCCCGTGCAAAAGTTGTTGAATCATACTACACCCAGGGAAACAGTGTCTACTTTACCAATGCAGTCACCGAAACTTATGTAGATCAGCACGGCAGCCTCGAACACATAAAAATTCAGGAAGAAAGCCTTGAAGCCTTTCACATCTCAACCACAGAAATCGATGTAGAACAGGAAAGCACTTACGCCTCCTACAACATTAACTTTGGAGGTAAACTCGTCAGGAACGACCTCAATGCAAGATTTAACGGCGAACATGCCCATTGCACACTAAACGGACTCTACCTGGCAGATGGACAACAGCACATAGACAATCACACCCTCATCGATCATGCAGTTCCGAATTGCGAAAGCCATGAAATGTACAAAGGTGTATTAAACGACTCCGGTCGGGCAGTATTCAACGGGAAAGTCTTCGTCCGCAAAGACGCACAGAAAACCAATGCCTTTCAGGAAAATAAAAATGTACTTCTCTCCAACGATGCAAGAGTTGATACAAAACCACAACTTGAAATATTTGCCGATGATGTAAAATGCTCACACGGAGCTACCATTGGAAAGTTGAATAACGAATCGATATTCTATCTCAGAGCCAGAGGCATCGGAGAGGAACTCGCAAAAACAATCATTATTAATGCATTCGCAAACGATGCCGTTCATACAATCACGATGGAGGAAGTCCGTCAGAGAATAGAAGAACGGGTTGCCATCAAACTGTCAAAAAATTGA